The following proteins are co-located in the Haloplanus sp. HW8-1 genome:
- a CDS encoding alpha-ketoacid dehydrogenase subunit beta, whose amino-acid sequence MSALDATGEELSVREALRTALREELAQDGDVFLMGQDEEDGGSFEVTAGLYEEFGRDRVRDTPISETAQVGSGVGAAATGLRPVVNVSYSDFIAICFEPLMNQAAKMQYMFAGATTMPLTVRAIEGAGFNAAAQHSGTVHTLVSHLPGLKAVAPATPRGSKGLMKACVRSDDPVVFFEHKNIYEQTGPVPEDEDFTIPIGEAAVLREGADVTVVATQQLVAEALSVAEERTDVDVEVIDPQSLSPLDTATIAESVEKTGRLIVADESPLSYGFHAEVVTRVVENEFYSLDVPVQRVGVPDTPVPFSPPLEDEILPTAEEIDLAVDRIV is encoded by the coding sequence ATGAGCGCGCTCGATGCGACCGGCGAGGAACTGTCGGTCCGGGAGGCGCTCCGGACGGCGCTACGCGAGGAACTCGCCCAAGACGGGGACGTCTTCCTGATGGGGCAAGACGAGGAGGACGGCGGCTCCTTCGAGGTGACGGCCGGCCTCTACGAGGAGTTCGGGCGGGACAGGGTGCGCGATACGCCGATCAGCGAGACCGCCCAAGTCGGCTCCGGCGTCGGCGCGGCGGCCACGGGGCTTCGGCCCGTCGTCAACGTCAGCTACTCCGATTTCATCGCCATCTGTTTCGAACCGCTGATGAATCAGGCCGCGAAGATGCAGTACATGTTCGCCGGGGCGACGACGATGCCGCTCACCGTCCGCGCCATCGAGGGGGCCGGCTTCAACGCCGCGGCCCAGCACTCCGGGACCGTCCACACGCTCGTCTCTCACCTGCCCGGACTCAAGGCGGTCGCACCCGCGACACCCCGGGGGTCGAAGGGGCTCATGAAGGCCTGCGTCCGGTCGGACGATCCGGTCGTCTTCTTCGAACACAAGAACATCTACGAGCAGACGGGACCGGTTCCCGAGGACGAGGACTTTACCATTCCCATCGGTGAGGCGGCGGTCCTCCGCGAGGGTGCCGACGTGACGGTGGTCGCCACACAGCAACTCGTCGCCGAGGCGCTCTCCGTGGCCGAGGAGCGGACCGACGTCGACGTCGAAGTGATCGATCCACAGTCGCTCTCGCCGCTCGATACCGCGACGATCGCAGAGAGCGTCGAGAAGACCGGGCGGCTGATCGTCGCCGACGAGAGCCCCCTCTCCTACGGGTTCCACGCCGAGGTGGTGACGCGCGTGGTCGAAAACGAGTTCTACTCGCTCGACGTGCCGGTCCAGCGTGTCGGCGTACCCGACACCCCCGTTCCGTTCAGCCCGCCCCTGGAGGACGAGATCCTACCGACGGCCGAGGAGATCGATCTCGCCGTCGACCGCATCGTGTGA
- a CDS encoding thiamine pyrophosphate-dependent dehydrogenase E1 component subunit alpha, with translation MATLDMTAPSDRRQALRRMLLIREFERAVRDNFADGEIPGFVHLYLGQEAVAVGACAALTDDDYVTSTHRGHGHCLAKGMDERRLMAELYGRSEGYCRGKGGSMHAADLDEGMLGAQPIVGAGVPLATGAGLTAQLHDRDWVGLSFFGDGAVAEGQVHESINLAATWDLPAIYVIENNLYSEGMTFEKQHNVDDLADSAAAYGIPGVVVDGMDVEAVYEAVTEARERAARGDGPTLIEAKTYRYRGHYEGDPEPYRTQAEVDEWRENRDAIDTFAARLREEDIIDEGDREEMEAAVKADIEAAIEYARDAPFPDPEEAYDDVFVEPNPDVEYFRERRDGAGSTGGAGR, from the coding sequence ATGGCAACATTAGACATGACCGCACCGTCGGATCGGCGGCAGGCGCTTCGACGAATGCTACTCATCCGCGAGTTCGAACGGGCAGTACGCGACAACTTCGCCGACGGCGAGATACCGGGATTCGTCCACCTCTACCTCGGACAGGAAGCCGTCGCGGTCGGCGCCTGTGCCGCGCTGACCGATGACGACTACGTGACGAGCACCCACCGCGGACACGGCCACTGTCTCGCCAAGGGGATGGACGAGCGGAGGCTGATGGCGGAGCTGTACGGACGCAGCGAGGGGTACTGTCGGGGGAAAGGCGGGTCGATGCACGCGGCCGACCTCGACGAGGGGATGCTGGGCGCCCAGCCGATCGTCGGGGCGGGCGTCCCGCTGGCGACCGGAGCCGGACTCACCGCGCAGCTGCACGACCGCGACTGGGTGGGACTCTCCTTTTTCGGCGACGGTGCGGTCGCGGAGGGACAGGTCCACGAGTCGATCAACCTCGCCGCCACTTGGGATCTCCCCGCGATCTACGTCATCGAGAACAACCTCTACTCGGAGGGGATGACGTTCGAGAAACAGCACAACGTCGACGATCTCGCCGACAGCGCCGCCGCGTACGGCATCCCGGGCGTCGTCGTGGATGGGATGGACGTCGAGGCAGTCTACGAGGCGGTCACGGAGGCGCGGGAGCGCGCCGCCCGGGGCGACGGCCCGACGCTCATCGAGGCGAAGACGTATCGGTACCGCGGCCACTACGAGGGGGATCCGGAGCCGTACCGGACACAGGCCGAGGTCGACGAGTGGCGAGAGAACCGGGACGCCATCGACACCTTCGCCGCACGCCTCCGTGAGGAGGACATCATCGACGAGGGGGACCGCGAGGAGATGGAGGCGGCCGTCAAGGCGGACATCGAGGCCGCAATCGAGTACGCCCGCGACGCCCCCTTCCCCGACCCCGAGGAGGCGTACGACGACGTGTTCGTCGAGCCCAATCCCGACGTGGAGTACTTCCGGGAGCGCCGCGACGGCGCGGGATCGACGGGAGGTGCCGGCCGATGA
- a CDS encoding 2-oxo acid dehydrogenase subunit E2, with protein sequence MGYAVRMPKMGMTMEEGTVVEWHADVDGDVEAEAPLVDVESEKSINEVVAREDGTLLARFVDAGETVVPGDPIGYVGAAGADVPEDVRREVEDTAEEGTADAEASAPTPTPSADGPVSVHELDSDVSPRARAYATEAGVGASDLDAIAGSGPDGAVIERDVIEAVRTGDTGDAANGSPATTDDGPTIREVRELTGLRRSVADRMTASAREAPQVTLNRRVDVGATLDTVDRLAADRGVEVSITDFLLAAVASAAEEYPALNARFVDGEHRIARDVNVSVAVDVEDGLVTPVVERVQDRPVEGIARERASLTDAVRSGAYDADDLQGGTFTVTNLGMFDVDSFDPLLNPPQVAILGVGRLRTDDDSAELPLSLTFDHRVADGADAARFLSAIADALARPLDLIGGPGDAESATAASPDEGEAPAPPEGTVRARSTEGLAATVRAREFEWQVDEPEERGGTDSAATPVEQFLGSLSSCLALTTRLMAERREVPLDDITVDVTPEPSIHEIDALDVRVAVRSAAAPADVERVVTVAERACPVNGIVSDDVARSIEVSVSEPSG encoded by the coding sequence ATGGGCTACGCAGTACGGATGCCGAAGATGGGGATGACGATGGAAGAAGGGACGGTGGTCGAGTGGCACGCCGACGTCGACGGCGACGTCGAGGCCGAGGCCCCACTCGTCGACGTCGAGAGCGAGAAGTCGATCAACGAGGTGGTCGCGCGGGAGGACGGCACGCTCCTCGCTCGGTTCGTCGACGCCGGCGAAACCGTGGTTCCGGGCGACCCGATCGGGTACGTCGGCGCGGCCGGTGCAGACGTCCCCGAAGACGTCCGCCGCGAGGTCGAGGACACGGCCGAGGAGGGGACGGCCGACGCCGAGGCGTCGGCACCGACGCCCACCCCGAGCGCCGACGGCCCGGTGTCCGTTCACGAACTCGACTCGGACGTCTCGCCGCGGGCCAGGGCGTACGCCACCGAGGCCGGCGTCGGCGCGAGCGACCTGGACGCCATCGCGGGCTCCGGGCCGGACGGGGCCGTCATCGAGCGGGACGTGATCGAGGCGGTCCGAACGGGGGATACCGGCGACGCGGCGAACGGGTCGCCGGCGACGACCGACGACGGACCGACGATCCGGGAAGTCCGGGAGCTGACCGGCCTGCGCCGGTCCGTCGCCGATCGGATGACTGCGTCGGCCCGCGAGGCACCGCAGGTCACGCTGAACCGTCGGGTGGACGTCGGGGCGACGCTGGATACGGTGGACCGCCTCGCCGCCGACCGGGGCGTCGAGGTGTCGATCACGGACTTCCTGCTCGCCGCGGTCGCCAGCGCCGCCGAGGAGTATCCGGCGCTGAACGCCCGCTTCGTCGACGGTGAGCACCGCATCGCCCGGGACGTGAACGTCAGCGTCGCGGTCGACGTTGAGGACGGCCTCGTCACCCCCGTCGTCGAGCGCGTCCAGGACCGACCCGTCGAGGGGATCGCACGGGAGCGGGCGTCGCTCACCGACGCGGTCCGTTCGGGGGCGTACGATGCCGACGACCTGCAGGGTGGAACGTTCACCGTCACGAACCTCGGCATGTTCGACGTCGACAGCTTCGATCCGCTGTTGAACCCGCCGCAGGTCGCGATCCTCGGCGTCGGCCGCCTTCGCACCGACGACGACAGCGCGGAACTCCCCCTCTCGCTCACGTTCGACCACCGCGTGGCCGACGGCGCGGACGCCGCTCGGTTCCTCTCCGCGATCGCGGACGCGCTTGCCCGGCCGCTCGACCTGATCGGCGGTCCCGGCGACGCCGAGTCCGCGACGGCCGCCTCACCCGACGAGGGGGAGGCACCCGCTCCGCCGGAGGGCACGGTCCGTGCCCGCTCGACCGAGGGACTGGCGGCCACCGTCCGCGCCCGCGAGTTCGAGTGGCAGGTGGACGAACCCGAGGAGCGGGGAGGGACCGACAGCGCCGCGACGCCGGTCGAGCAGTTCCTCGGCAGCCTCTCGTCGTGTCTGGCCCTGACGACGCGGCTGATGGCCGAGCGACGCGAGGTCCCCCTCGACGACATCACCGTCGACGTGACGCCCGAACCCTCGATCCACGAGATCGACGCGCTCGACGTGCGGGTCGCGGTGCGTTCGGCGGCGGCGCCGGCGGACGTCGAACGGGTCGTCACGGTCGCGGAGCGTGCCTGTCCGGTCAACGGGATCGTCTCCGACGACGTCGCCCGATCGATCGAGGTCTCCGTCTCGGAGCCGTCCGGGTAG
- a CDS encoding SDR family NAD(P)-dependent oxidoreductase — protein sequence MLSDSVLILTGAGRGIGRAVAIELAGEGATVVVNDLGTSVDGEGTAADPATETAAAIEEAGGTATAHVGDVTDPTYTESLLADTVDAHGRIDGVANFAGIVDPAPIHEMSVDQWERVLDVHLRGHFCLLKSAARQWIDTETDRQRSFLCVSSQSSLGHSAMANYAAAKAGILGLMRTAANELVEHGVRVNALFPSATTRISDALTDDAYRDPVPPERVAPMVAYLLSDAAADVTGCTLRAGGEEIGFVSDPEMSRLAYREGGWTTATVAEQFPDSITAGIDLDRSATLVSERYGLDADGMGST from the coding sequence ATGCTATCCGATAGCGTGCTGATCCTCACGGGTGCGGGGCGAGGCATCGGTCGGGCGGTCGCAATCGAACTGGCGGGGGAGGGAGCGACGGTCGTCGTCAACGACCTCGGGACGTCGGTCGACGGCGAGGGAACGGCGGCGGATCCGGCGACGGAGACCGCGGCGGCGATCGAGGAGGCGGGCGGGACGGCTACGGCCCACGTCGGCGACGTGACCGATCCGACGTACACGGAGTCGCTTCTCGCGGACACGGTGGACGCCCACGGCCGCATCGACGGCGTCGCCAACTTCGCGGGCATCGTCGATCCGGCGCCGATCCACGAGATGTCCGTCGACCAGTGGGAGCGGGTCCTCGACGTCCACCTGCGGGGGCACTTCTGCCTGCTCAAGAGTGCTGCACGGCAGTGGATCGACACCGAAACCGACCGCCAGCGGTCGTTCCTCTGTGTCTCCAGCCAGTCTTCTCTCGGTCACTCCGCGATGGCGAACTACGCCGCCGCGAAGGCCGGCATCCTCGGTCTGATGCGCACCGCTGCGAACGAACTGGTCGAACACGGCGTTCGGGTGAACGCGCTCTTTCCGAGTGCGACGACGCGGATCTCCGACGCGTTGACCGACGACGCCTACCGGGACCCCGTCCCGCCCGAACGGGTCGCACCGATGGTGGCGTACCTGTTGAGCGACGCCGCGGCCGACGTCACCGGGTGTACGCTCCGGGCCGGCGGCGAGGAGATCGGATTCGTCAGCGACCCGGAGATGTCCCGTCTCGCCTACCGCGAGGGCGGGTGGACGACGGCGACCGTCGCCGAGCAGTTCCCCGATTCGATCACCGCCGGGATCGACCTCGATCGGTCAGCGACGCTCGTGAGCGAGCGGTACGGCCTCGACGCCGACGGGATGGGGAGCACGTAG
- a CDS encoding SDR family NAD(P)-dependent oxidoreductase, which produces MANVTYDFDDETVIVTGGSSGIGRAIAVAFGRAGATVINADLRAGHHGDEEMVPTHEVVDAEGGRATFVETDVSDREAIESVVEAAREFGGVDVMVNNAGAHVYGSVLDVTDEEYDLMESVNVGGVLFGCQAAASDMLDRGVEGSIVNTASIRTDTALADQVLYNLTKGAVKMITRTAAVELADRGIRVNGISPGRTVTPLAEGSRKAEEWSEGDDLAKPIPIGRPATPDEIAPGALFLASDAASYVTGELLTIDGAWSVY; this is translated from the coding sequence ATGGCGAACGTCACGTACGACTTCGACGACGAGACGGTGATCGTGACCGGCGGGAGCTCCGGCATCGGCCGGGCCATCGCCGTGGCCTTCGGCCGGGCGGGGGCGACGGTGATCAACGCGGACCTGCGAGCGGGACACCACGGCGACGAAGAGATGGTTCCGACCCACGAGGTCGTCGACGCCGAGGGCGGCCGCGCCACGTTCGTGGAGACGGACGTCTCCGACCGCGAGGCGATCGAGTCGGTCGTCGAGGCCGCACGCGAGTTCGGCGGCGTGGACGTGATGGTCAACAACGCCGGCGCGCACGTCTACGGCTCCGTCCTCGACGTCACGGACGAGGAGTACGACCTGATGGAGTCGGTCAACGTCGGCGGCGTGCTGTTCGGCTGTCAGGCGGCCGCGAGCGACATGCTCGACCGCGGCGTCGAGGGATCGATCGTCAACACCGCCTCGATCCGGACCGACACGGCGCTGGCCGATCAGGTCCTCTACAACCTGACGAAAGGTGCGGTGAAGATGATCACCCGAACCGCCGCGGTCGAACTCGCCGATCGGGGCATCCGCGTCAACGGCATCTCGCCCGGACGGACGGTGACTCCGCTGGCCGAGGGATCACGGAAGGCCGAGGAGTGGTCCGAGGGGGACGACCTCGCCAAGCCGATCCCGATCGGGCGCCCGGCGACGCCCGACGAAATCGCGCCGGGCGCGCTGTTTCTGGCCAGCGACGCGGCCAGTTACGTCACCGGCGAACTCCTGACGATCGACGGCGCCTGGTCGGTCTACTGA
- a CDS encoding zinc-dependent alcohol dehydrogenase, giving the protein METRVAYLDVGEITMETVELPELGPNDVLIDTQQASVCGSERYFYRGITVREEDEARGRPTEGGEYHGGEGRRHSYPMGPLGHEGGGTIEAVGSAVDEYLGGGAVSVGDRVGSLYYPTYTDSWVTDVSNVQPIPDGVDFEVGCLYEALACAAWAARRMDVKLGDTVAVNGVGFAGNIMLQGAIESGASQVIAVDVVDEKLSIAEEMGADVTIDASEEDPVERVDELTDDEGVDVAVEAVGGTGIGIKQALGMVAHNGVLALYGDNYEPIEEFCFHRFHEDGLEVQNLNAMHYTELQAVEYAREAYRAVERDVFDVQTILDNSARYSLDELPSVFEGETECADEQESLKTLIIP; this is encoded by the coding sequence ATGGAGACGAGAGTTGCGTATCTCGACGTCGGAGAGATCACCATGGAGACGGTCGAACTGCCCGAACTCGGCCCCAACGACGTACTGATCGACACACAGCAGGCGTCGGTGTGTGGGTCCGAACGGTACTTTTACCGGGGGATCACCGTGCGCGAGGAGGACGAGGCGCGCGGGCGACCCACCGAGGGCGGGGAGTACCACGGCGGCGAGGGGCGTCGCCACTCCTACCCGATGGGGCCACTCGGCCACGAGGGCGGGGGGACCATCGAGGCCGTCGGCTCCGCGGTCGACGAGTATCTGGGCGGTGGCGCGGTGTCGGTCGGCGACCGGGTCGGCAGCCTCTACTATCCGACCTACACCGACTCCTGGGTGACCGACGTCTCGAACGTCCAGCCGATTCCCGACGGCGTCGACTTCGAAGTCGGCTGTCTGTACGAGGCGCTGGCGTGTGCGGCCTGGGCCGCCCGGCGCATGGACGTCAAACTCGGCGACACCGTGGCGGTCAACGGCGTCGGCTTCGCGGGGAACATCATGCTGCAGGGAGCGATCGAGTCGGGCGCGTCCCAGGTCATCGCCGTCGACGTCGTCGACGAGAAACTGTCCATCGCCGAGGAGATGGGCGCCGACGTGACCATCGACGCGAGCGAGGAAGACCCCGTCGAACGGGTGGACGAACTGACCGACGACGAGGGCGTCGACGTGGCCGTCGAGGCCGTCGGCGGCACGGGCATCGGGATCAAGCAGGCGCTCGGCATGGTGGCCCACAACGGCGTCCTCGCCCTGTACGGCGACAACTACGAGCCGATCGAGGAGTTCTGTTTCCACCGCTTCCACGAGGACGGACTGGAGGTCCAGAACCTCAACGCGATGCACTACACCGAACTGCAGGCGGTGGAGTACGCCCGGGAGGCCTACCGCGCGGTCGAACGCGACGTCTTCGACGTCCAGACGATCCTCGACAACTCGGCGCGCTACTCGCTCGACGAACTCCCGTCGGTGTTCGAAGGGGAGACGGAGTGTGCCGACGAACAGGAGTCGCTGAAGACGCTGATCATCCCCTGA
- a CDS encoding IclR family transcriptional regulator produces the protein MAGDRARQNLKTLETAYEVLDFVRASDDVTFSDVRAEFDLAKSTAHGYLATLEDLGLITKRDTRYRLGIEFLNFAKEARNREEEFRFVEPKVNELVAELGEGADFMVFENDQLVTLYHNVPNDRDPNFQDGKLFDVHNSAGGKAVLAELPDDEINALLDERGLHRVTENTITDRDELFEGIERIRDRGYAVCDEEYMNGVRSVGAVVEYPDGSIFGALGVGGPTYRLTDERLSDEIPTTLLRVADELERELEEHSRNSTPPTQI, from the coding sequence ATGGCAGGAGACCGGGCACGGCAGAACCTGAAGACGCTCGAGACGGCCTACGAGGTGCTCGATTTCGTTCGGGCCAGCGACGACGTGACTTTCTCGGACGTCAGGGCCGAGTTCGACCTCGCCAAGAGCACGGCACACGGGTATCTGGCGACTCTTGAGGACCTGGGATTGATCACCAAACGCGACACGAGATACAGGCTGGGGATCGAATTCCTGAACTTCGCCAAGGAGGCTAGGAATCGAGAGGAGGAGTTCCGATTCGTCGAACCGAAGGTCAACGAACTGGTCGCGGAACTGGGGGAGGGTGCGGACTTCATGGTCTTCGAGAACGACCAGCTCGTCACCCTGTACCACAACGTGCCGAACGACCGCGACCCGAACTTCCAGGACGGGAAGCTCTTCGACGTACACAACTCGGCCGGTGGCAAAGCCGTCCTGGCCGAACTACCGGACGACGAAATCAACGCGTTGCTCGACGAGCGGGGTCTCCATCGCGTGACGGAGAACACCATCACGGACCGGGATGAACTGTTCGAGGGAATCGAACGCATCCGCGACAGGGGATACGCGGTGTGCGACGAAGAGTACATGAACGGCGTTCGGTCGGTGGGTGCCGTCGTTGAGTACCCTGACGGGAGCATCTTCGGTGCACTCGGGGTCGGCGGCCCCACGTACCGACTGACCGACGAGCGGTTGTCGGACGAGATTCCGACGACGTTACTGCGAGTCGCCGACGAACTAGAGCGAGAACTAGAGGAACACTCTCGAAATAGCACTCCTCCGACCCAGATATAA
- the lpdA gene encoding dihydrolipoyl dehydrogenase, whose translation MSASSETEVLVVGAGPGGYVAAVRAGQLGLDVTLVDADALGGTCLNYGCIPSKALLSAAETVHDAGHRESMGIYADPYVDWDELLEWQSGVVSTLTDGVAHLCRDVGVELVTGRARFVADHEAVVAAPDGTERTLAFERAVIATGSRPVEPGAFPFDDDAVLTSRDVFSLSDIPGRLLVVGAGYIGLELATLFSKLGTRVTVVELEGGVLPGWDGVLRRTIRDHLESLGVEFAFGERATACTPTAGGVQVTTESEDGAETRREADRVAVAVGRRPVTDTVDVDAMGIELTERGFVDVDEQCRTSREHVFAVGDVAGEPMLAHKASAEGVVAAETIAGREVSMSDRHVPAVVFTDPEVATVGLSEAEARQSGHDPVVGRMAFSNNGRALSAGQPDGFVRVVVDEQSEAVLGAQVVGRHASELVGELAVALDARLTARDVGGTIHAHPTLSEAVLEACEDAIDEAIHVP comes from the coding sequence ATGTCCGCATCATCCGAGACGGAGGTACTAGTCGTGGGTGCAGGACCGGGCGGCTACGTGGCCGCCGTTCGCGCCGGACAACTCGGACTCGACGTGACGCTCGTCGACGCCGACGCTCTCGGTGGGACCTGTCTGAACTACGGGTGTATCCCCTCGAAGGCGCTGCTCTCGGCCGCCGAGACAGTCCACGACGCGGGCCACCGCGAGTCGATGGGTATTTATGCCGACCCCTACGTCGACTGGGACGAACTTCTGGAGTGGCAGTCGGGGGTCGTGTCCACGCTCACTGACGGCGTCGCTCACCTGTGTCGCGACGTCGGTGTCGAACTCGTAACGGGCCGTGCCCGCTTCGTCGCCGACCACGAGGCCGTCGTCGCGGCCCCCGACGGGACGGAGCGGACGCTCGCTTTCGAACGCGCCGTCATCGCGACCGGGAGTCGTCCCGTCGAACCCGGCGCGTTCCCGTTCGACGACGACGCCGTGCTCACGTCCCGCGACGTCTTCTCACTGTCCGACATCCCCGGGCGTCTGCTCGTCGTCGGTGCGGGCTACATCGGTCTCGAACTGGCGACGCTGTTCTCGAAGCTCGGGACGAGAGTGACCGTCGTCGAACTCGAGGGCGGCGTGCTCCCCGGTTGGGACGGCGTACTGCGGCGAACGATCCGCGACCACCTCGAGTCGCTCGGCGTCGAGTTCGCTTTCGGCGAACGCGCGACAGCCTGCACCCCGACGGCCGGCGGCGTTCAGGTCACGACGGAGTCGGAGGACGGTGCCGAGACCCGTCGCGAGGCGGACCGGGTCGCGGTCGCCGTCGGTCGCCGACCGGTGACGGACACGGTCGACGTCGACGCGATGGGGATCGAACTGACCGAACGCGGGTTCGTCGACGTCGACGAGCAGTGCCGGACCTCCCGCGAACACGTGTTCGCGGTGGGCGACGTGGCAGGCGAACCGATGCTCGCACACAAGGCCAGCGCTGAGGGCGTCGTCGCCGCCGAGACCATCGCTGGCAGGGAGGTATCGATGAGCGACCGTCACGTTCCGGCGGTCGTCTTCACCGACCCCGAAGTCGCGACCGTCGGACTGTCGGAGGCGGAGGCTCGCCAGTCAGGCCACGACCCGGTCGTGGGACGGATGGCGTTCAGCAACAACGGACGTGCGCTTTCTGCGGGTCAACCCGACGGCTTCGTCCGCGTCGTCGTCGACGAGCAGTCGGAGGCCGTTCTCGGCGCACAGGTCGTCGGCCGACACGCCTCCGAACTCGTCGGCGAACTCGCGGTCGCACTCGACGCCCGTCTCACCGCCCGGGATGTCGGCGGTACGATTCACGCTCACCCGACCCTCTCGGAAGCCGTGCTGGAGGCCTGCGAGGACGCGATCGACGAGGCGATTCACGTCCCGTAG
- a CDS encoding alpha-ketoacid dehydrogenase subunit beta: MSRTQSTNENGTETMSVREAIREGLREEMQADEMVMLYGQDEESGESFEVTDGLYEEFGQRRVRNTPISEAAQVGGAVGAAATGLRPVVEVSFSDFIGVCFDQLMNQAGKTRYMFGGESRVPVVMRATEGGGKSAAAQHSGTVHTLVAHLPGLKVVAPGTPAASKGLIKASIRSDDPVMFFENKTIYNERGPVPTDESYTVPLGEASVERVGEDVTVVATQRLLGEALSVADGLAGEASVEVIDPRTIYPLDTETILESVEKTGALVIADESPMSYGFHAEVMARVVEDGFFTLDAPPQRVGVPDTPIPFAPDLEGEVLPDAPDVERAVKRVL; this comes from the coding sequence ATGTCACGAACCCAGTCCACGAACGAGAACGGAACAGAGACGATGAGCGTGCGGGAGGCGATTCGCGAGGGCCTCCGCGAGGAGATGCAGGCGGACGAGATGGTCATGCTGTACGGCCAAGACGAAGAGAGTGGGGAGTCCTTCGAGGTGACAGACGGCCTGTACGAGGAGTTCGGTCAGCGACGCGTCCGGAACACGCCCATCAGCGAAGCGGCGCAGGTCGGCGGGGCAGTCGGCGCGGCGGCGACCGGTCTCCGGCCCGTGGTCGAGGTGAGCTTCTCCGACTTCATCGGCGTCTGCTTCGACCAGCTCATGAACCAGGCGGGCAAGACGCGCTACATGTTCGGGGGGGAGAGCCGAGTCCCGGTCGTCATGCGCGCCACCGAGGGCGGCGGGAAGAGCGCGGCGGCCCAGCACTCGGGCACTGTCCACACGCTCGTCGCCCACCTGCCTGGTCTCAAGGTGGTCGCTCCGGGCACGCCTGCGGCCTCCAAGGGCCTGATCAAGGCGAGTATCCGTTCCGACGACCCCGTGATGTTCTTCGAGAACAAGACGATTTACAACGAACGAGGACCGGTCCCGACCGACGAGAGCTACACGGTCCCCCTGGGCGAGGCCAGCGTCGAACGCGTGGGCGAGGACGTCACGGTCGTGGCCACCCAGCGGCTCCTGGGCGAAGCGTTGTCTGTCGCGGACGGCCTCGCGGGCGAGGCCAGCGTCGAGGTCATCGACCCGCGGACGATCTACCCGCTGGACACGGAGACCATCCTGGAGAGTGTCGAGAAGACGGGGGCGCTGGTGATCGCCGACGAGAGTCCGATGTCCTACGGCTTCCACGCGGAAGTGATGGCCCGGGTGGTAGAGGACGGTTTCTTCACGCTGGACGCGCCCCCGCAACGCGTCGGCGTCCCCGACACGCCTATTCCGTTCGCACCCGACCTCGAAGGGGAGGTCCTCCCCGACGCGCCGGACGTCGAGCGCGCGGTGAAGCGGGTCCTCTGA